The genome window CGGTGGGGATGGTCCACGCGGTGCCCGAGGTCGTCGAGCCGTCCGCGTGAGGGTCCTGGTCGTCACGGTCGCCTACAACTCGGCTGACACGATCGACGCGTTCCTGGAGTCGCTGGCGGAGGCCGGCACGGTGGACGAGCTCGTCGTCGTGGACAACCACTCCGAGGAGGCCGGCGTCGTCGGCGAGCGCGTGCGCGCGGCGGGCGGCACCTTCGTCGCCCTCGACCGCAACCTCGGCTACGGCGGCGGCGTGCGAGCGGCGGTGGACGCGGCCCGGCACGATCCCGACCTCATCCTGGTCGCGAACCCCGACGTGGTGTTCGCCCCCGGCGCGATCGACGCGCTCGCGGCTGCGGCCGAGCAGACCCCGGACGCCGGCTCGCTTGGCCCCAAGATCCTCGACGCCGACGGCACGGTGTACCCGTCCGCGCGCCGGCTGCCGTCGCTGCGGACCGGCGTCGCGCACGCGCTGTTCGGGCGCATCTGGCCGTCGAACCCGTGGACGGTGCGCTATCGCGCCGAGAACGAGACGGAGACCCGGCGCTCCGCCGGCTGGCTCTCCGGCGCCTGCCTGCTGATCCGGGCGAGCGCGTACCGCGACGTGAACGGCTTCGACGACGGCTACTTCATGTACTTCGAGGACGTCGATCTCGGCGACCGGCTCGGCCGGGCCGGCTGGCGCAACCTCTACGTCCCGGAGGCGGTGGTCACCCACACCGGCGCGCACTCCACCTCGCGCGTCCGGCGCACGATGGAGAAGGCGCACCACGACAGCGCCTACCGCTACCTCTCCCGCCGCTACGCCGCCTGGTACTTCGCGCCGCTCCGCCTCGCCGTGCGCCTCGGGCTCTGGGGGCGGCTCTGGTGGGTGTCGCGGTGAGCGGCGCGCCGGTGAGCGCGCCGGTCGCGTTCGTCCGCCGGGCCCGCTCCGCGCTGGACTGGCGGATCGCCATGCGCCGCTACCGGGCCGGACGGTTCCGGTCCAGGACGCTCCTGCGCGGCCGCGGAGGCGAGCCCGGCGCCCCGGCCCCGATCGCCGTCATCGTCTGCCTCTGGAACCGCAGGGAGCGCATCGACGCGCTGCTCACGCAGCTGGACGCCCAGCAGGGCCCGCGGGTGCGCCTCCTGCTCTGGAACAACCGGCCGGCGGACGACGACTTCTACCGGGAGCGGATCGCGGCCTACACCCCGCACGGCGCCCTCGCCGAGGTCTCGCTGGTCAGCAGCCGGGTCAACGTCGGCGGCCTCGGCCGCTTCTTCATCGCCCGGCGGCTGCGCACGGAGGGGTACCGCGGCACGTTCGTGATGCTGGACGACGACCAGGACGTCAGCGACCACTTCCTCGCCGACCTGCTTGCCGCCTCCGGCCCGCACACCATCGCCGGCTACTGGGCGTGGACCATGTCCGGCGACTACTGGGCCCGCGTGCCCGCCTTCCCCGGCGACCGGGTCAGCTACGTCGGCACCGGGGGCTGCGCGTGCGACATCGACATCGTGGCCGACCTGTCGTTCTTCACCGAGCTGCCGCGCTACTTCGCGTTCCTCGAGGACATCTGGATGTGCGGCTACGCCCGCAAGCGCGGCTGGCTGCTGCGCAAGGTCGACACCCCGGTCGAGTTCGTCCTGGACGAGACCAACCAGCACCACACGCTCGCCGAGCGCAAGGCGGAGTTCTACCGCTACCTGCAGCTCGACGACGCGGTCTGAGCCCGCTCAGCACGGTTTCCTGTGCCCGCTCAGCAGGGCTTCCTGTGCCCGCTCAGCAGGGCTTGAAGGCGGCCACGTCCGGCGCGAGCGCGGTCGTCCCTCCGATGAACACCACCTTCGTGCTCCGCATGGTCACGATGTCGTTGCCGATCGCGCGCGGCAGGCACCAGCCCGGCGTGATGAACAGCGGCGACTTCGTCCCCCCGGCGATCGTCGACCCCGACAGCGCGTCCGGGAAGTCGATGCCGGACGCGATGTAGACCGTGGAGGCGGTCGGGAACGCGCGCGAGTTCACGATGTGGCTGGTGTCGTAGCGGTCGCCGCCTCCGACGCGGGTCGGCGCGGCGCCGATCGCCTGGAGCGAGGTGTCGAACGCCGGGGCGATGGCGTTCACGCCGCCGACGATCGTCGCGCTGGTCAGCTTCGCCGTCGTCACGTACGACGACGTCGGGGCGTCCGCGGCGCCGTAGCCGGTGACCAGGATCACCGGCTGGTTGGTGGCCGCCGCGGCCGACGCGGCGGAGAGGGCGTCCGGGAACGCCAGCCCGCTCGCGAAGTAGGCCCCCTTGGCCGCCGGGAACGCGTACGCGGCCAGGGCCCGGGAGGTCTCGAACCGGTCGCCGCCCGCGACGCGCACGATGTTCGGCTGGATGCCCGCGAGCGTCGCGTACACCCCGTCCGTGATCGAGGAGGTGCCGCCGACGACGACGATCTTCTTCGGCGCCAGGCGCTTGACCTCCGCGAGGGTCGCCGCCGGGAGGCCGCCCGGCATGCTCAGCAGCAGCGGTCCCTTCTGCGCCGCGGCCGCCGGAGCGGCCGAGATGGCGTCGGGGAAGTCGATGCCCGAGGCGATGTAGACGACAGGCACACCGGGCGTCGGGTACGCGGCCTGCGAGATCACGGTCGACGTCGTGAAGCGGTCGGAGCCCTGCAGCCTGCTGGTCGCCGGCGTGCCGCCCGCCGCGGTGGAGAAGAACACCGTGCGGCAGCCGAAGTCGGCATTCCCCGCGGGGTTCTGCGGGAGCGCCAGCGCCGTGACGCAGGCGGAGTACTGGCCGTCGCCGCTGCGCGGCACGCTGGCGCTGAAGCCGTGGGCGGCGCCGGCGGACGGGTAGGCGTTGCCGACATCCGGCCGCGTGCCGTTGGCGGCCACCGTCGTGGTGCTGACGCCCGCCGGGGTGTTCCAGGTGATCTGGACGCTCGCGACGGCGTTCATCACGCTCTGGTCGATGGCCCATCCGGCGACCGTGAACGTGGTGGAGCCGAGCGCCGCCGACTCGTAGTTGCCGATCGGCGGGACGCTGGCGTTCGTCGGGCCGAACCAGTCGGTGTAGAGCCGCCAGAAGTTGCGGTTGCCGTAGGCGGAGCAGGCGTCGCCGGTGCCGTACAGGTTCGCGAGGGCCGCGGCGTTCGGCTGGTACGGCGTGTAGTAGTACAGAGCCGCGGTGGCGGCGTTGCGGATGAAGACGGGGCTCGAGCCGCAGGTCGCGTCGGGGCTGTAGCGGACGGCGGTGGTCTGGCCGACGGGGAACCAGGTGAACGCGTTGCTCGTCCCCGGCGGGTTGCCGTAGCGCTTGTACTGCCAGGCCGCCATGTAGACCTGGTTGTAGAAGCCGTAGTACTGAGTGTCGCAGGCCGACGTGTCCGGGCAGGCGTACCCGGTGGCCTTCATGTACTGGCCGGTGGTCGGCCAGTCGTCGGTGACGAGGCTCTGCTCCTTCTCGAGCAGCACGAGCAGCACCTTCTGGCTGATCCCGCAGGCGACGCCGACCTTGTAGACGATGGTCGCGGCGGTCTCGTTGGCCGCACCGGTGTACGGCCCGCACATCGCGTCCCCGGCCCGGGAGGTCGTGGAGACGGCGTAGTCCTTGAGGCAGGTGTAGCCGGCGCGGCAGGAGCTCACCTTGCTGTTCAGGAACGTCTGGATCGTCGAGACGGAGAGCGCCTGGCCCGCGTAGAAGTTGTAGTCGCTGATGATGTAGCCGGGGTCGAAGCTCGACGCGACGGCCGCCTTCACCGGACCGCCCACCGGCGCTGCCGTGGCCGGGGCCGGGGCGGCGGCGCCGACGATGACTCCGGTCACCAGCACGGCCAGGACCGCGACCGCTGCGACCAGCGGGCGGACGGAGCCTCGGACGGTCACGGGACCACTCTCCCTCAGCACAGCGTCAACGAGTCGATGGCGGGGCCGAGTGCGGCCGTTCCGCCGAGCGCGGTGAGGCTGGTCGCTCCCAGCCGGCCCATCTCGGAGGCGACGGACGCGGGGATGCAGCCCGGCAGGCTGATGTAGAGCGGGTCGCCGCGGTTGCCCGCGAGGGCGGACCCGGCGAGCGCGTCGGGGAACGCCACCCCGGACGCCAGCTCGACGTTCGCCGCCGAGGCGAAGGCGTCCGCGTTGACCGCCTGGGCCGTCGCGAAGCGGTCTCCCCCGGCCAGTCGCGTGACGGTGCCGTGGCCCGAGAGCGACTGCACATAGCTGTCGGCGATGACGTTGACGCCTCCGACGACCTTGATCGCGGTCGGGTGCAGGCGGTCGATGGCCGCCAGGGTGCCCGCGTCGGCCGTGCCGCCGCCCGGCACGAGCAGGACCGGACCACCGGCGTGGCTCGCGGCGGCGCCCGCGGACAGCGCGTCGGGGAAGTTGCCGCCGGAGACCAGGTACACCGACGAGGCCGTGGAGGTGAACGCCTTCGTCGCGACGGCCTGCGCGGTGCCGAAGCGGTCGCCGCCGTAGGCGCGCTCGGTCGGCGCGATCGCGTTCAGGGAGGTGAACACATCATCGGACACCGCGTTGGGGCCGCCGACGACGAGGATGTGGTCGGGGTGCAGCCGCTGGACCTCGGCCTGGACGCTCGCCGGCAGGTAGCCGGGCGCGGTGAGCAGCAGCGGTCCGCCGAGCTTGACGGCGGCAGGCGCCGCGCTCAGGGCGTCCGGGAAGGCGACGCCGTTGGCGATGACCACGTACGGCACGTGCGCAGGGGACGGGAACGCCGCCTGCGACATCTGCACCGACGAGTCGAAGCGGTCGCCGCCCGCGATGCGGGACGCGGTCGGCTTGGGCACGACCTGGAGGCTGCCGGTCGCCGGCGCCGAGACGGAGTTCGCGCCCCAGCTCGCTACGAGCTTGTAGCTGTGGGTGCCCGCGGCCGGGAGCGGGAACGACCAGGCGCCGGTCCCGTCCGGGTGCGTCGTCGCGCTGGGCACGGCGGCGCCGTCCCAGTACAGCGAGACGGTGGTCTGCGCGTTGGCGCCCGGCACCTGCCCGGAGAACGTGCCGCCGGTCCACACGGTCGCGGGGGTGCTCACGACGGGCGTGGAGACGGTCACGCCGAGTTCCCAGTCGGTCTGCACAGCCTCGATGCTGTACGGGGTCGCGGACTTCATCGGGAAGAAGACGGATAGCTCATTGCCCGGAGTGCACGCATGCTCGTTCTCCCCATGAGAACTTCCGGTGGTCGTCCCCAAAGCGAACCCACCGAGCATCGCCGCACCGCCGCTGTCACCAGCCAGGACACACGCAGAGGTGACGATCGAATTCACCTGTGGATAGGTGCTATCGGGGCCGACGGTCACCGTCTCATCGACGTCCATGATGGTTCCGCAGGTCCATCCGGTCGTCGAACCAGATTTGCACATCGAAGCACCCTTGATGGCGGCCGCGTCGCCACGGACCGCGAGAGGGCTCGCAGCCACGTCTCCAGGCCCTCCGCCCCAGGTAGCGACAGCGAAGGGGTTTGCGTAGTAGCCGGTGTTCGTCACGTTCACCCGGGCGGTGTCGACATTGTTTCCGAACTGGCTCACACCAGCGACGGATCCCATCGTCTGGTCGAATGACGTCTGGGCGCCGGTCACGGTCGGGCGCGTCTGGGTGATCCCCAACACGTTGCCCGAATAGCCGGCGACGCAGTGGCCCGCTGTCACGAAGTCGGTCCGCTTGGCCGGGCCGTAGCCGTTGAAGCCGACCGAGCAGCGGTAGCCGCTGCTGCCGGAGATGTAGCCCCACGCCGTCCCGCCGTTCGCGGTCTGGTTGGCGGCATTGAAGTGCTTGCCTTCGTACGGTGACGGCTCTTTCGCCCCCACGCTCACCTGGGCGCCGGTCGCCTTCGCCGCGGCCACGTCCGCCGCCGAGGCCACCCGCAGCCGCAGGGTGGTGCCGTCGATGCGCGCGTCGGTGACCTTCACGCCGCTGTCGCGCAGGTGCTGGACGACGCCCGCGGCATCCGCCGCCGCCGCGCTGTCGCTGAGGTACTGCTGGGGCGTGGTGCCCAGGTCGCGCTCGACCGCGTCCGCCAGCGCGGGCGGCAGCTGGGCCGCCGCCGCGGCGAAGCGGGATGCGGAGTAGTCGCCCATCTTGGTCGGCGTCGGCGCGTGCGACGGGCCGTTCGGAGTCCCCGTAGCGGCCGGCGCCGCCGCCGTCGCCGCCGGTGCGCCGACCCCCACGGCGAGCAGAGCTCCGGTCAGAGCCAACACCGAGACACCGGCGAACATCGAACGCGCAGAAACCACTGGGCCAGCCCTTCTCCGGCTCCGCGTCGAGCCACGGAGTCGCAGCTAGCTAACCACAGCGAACGCCGCGAAAACCGGCGTCACTCGGGGATTCACCCCATTGGGGGGTAGCCACGGGGGGTACCCCTCAGCCGAGCAGGCCCTTCAGATACCGGCCGTAGCCGCTCTTCACCAGCGGCGCCGCCAGCTCGGCCAGCTGGGCGTCGTCGATCCAGCCGGCCCGCCACGCGATCTCCTCGACGCAGCCGACCTTGAAGCCCTGGCGGTCCTCGATGACGCGCACGTACTCGGACGCCTGCATCATCGACTCGAACGTCCCGGTGTCCAGCCACGCGGTGCCGCGGTCCAGCACCTGCACCTGCAGCTTGCCGGACTGGAGGTAGCGCTCGTTGACCGTGGAGATCTCCAGCTCGCCGCGGGCGCTCGGCTCGATGGTCTTCGCGATGCCGACCACGGAGTTGTCGTAGAAGTAGAGGCCGGGCACGGCGTACTTGCTCTTCGGCACCGCCGGCTTCTCCTCGATGGAGAGCGCGGTGAAGTTGTCGTCGAACTCCACGACGCCGTAGGCCGTGGGGTCGCTGACCTGGTAGGCGAAGATCAGGGCGCCGTCGATGTCGTTGTGCTGGCGCAGCGCCGAGCCGAGGCCGGTGCCGTGGAAGATGTTGTCGCCGAGGACCAGCGCCACCGACTCGTCGCCGATGAACTCCTCGCCGATGATGAACGCCTGCGCGAGGCCGTCCGGCGACGGCTGCACGGCGTACTCCAGCCGGATGCCGAGCTGGGAGCCGTCGCCGAAGAGCGCCCGGAACTGCTCGTTGTACTCCGGGGTCGTGATGATCAGGATCTCGTTGATCCCCGCCATCATCAGGGTCGACAGCGGGTAGTAGACCATCGGCTTGTCGTAGATGGGCATGAGCTGCTTCGAGATGCCCTTGGTGATGGGCCAGAGCCGGGTGCCGGACCCGCCGGCCAGGATGATTCCGCGCATGTTCTTGTGGTCGTCCTTACTTCTGGTCCAGCGAGGCGTAGAAGGCGCGCGCCGCATCCCAGGTCGGGAGCAGCCCGCTCTCCTTCGCCTCGTGGAGGCCGGGGGCGTCGGTGTCCTTGGCGGAGAGCAGCAGCTCGTCCGCCGGCACGGGGAACTCGAGGGCGATGTCGCCGTCCAGCGGGTTGATCCCGTGCTCACGCCCCGGATTGTAGACGTCGGTCACCAGATAGCTCACGGTCGCGTCGTCGGTCAGCGCGACGAAGCAGTGCCCGAGGCCCTCCGCCACGTAGATCGCCCGGCGGTCGGTGTCGTCCAGGAGCACCGAGTCCCACTGCCCGAACGTCGGCGAGCCGACGCGGATGTCGATCACGAAGTCGAGCACCGCGCCGCGCGGCGCCATCACGTACTTGGCCTGGCTCGGCGGGATGTCGGCGAAGTGGATGCCGCGCACCGAGCCGCGCCGCGACACGGACGTGTTGCCCTGCTTCAGGTCCAGCGGGTGGCCGACGGCCTCCGCCAACCGGTCGAACCGGTAGAACTCGAAGAACAGGCCGCGGTCGTCCGCGTGCTGCACCGGGGTGATCTCGTAGGCGTCGGGGATCGAAAGTTCTCGGATCTGCACCCCGGGAGTCTACTGGCAGATGCTGAGCATCCCCACGGCGTCCGCCAGGGCGTTCGCCCCGCCGATCACGCCGATGGTCTGCGTGCGCATCGCCACCTCCGCCGCTCCCGCGCTCACGCAGCCGCCCGGGGTCACCAACAGCGGCGAGCCGACCTTGGCCGCGTAGGCCGCGCCGGAGAGCGCGTCCGGGAAGAGCGCTCCGGACGCGAAGAACGCCGCGGGGGTGGCCGACGGGAAGGCGTCCTGCGAGATCGCGAGGCTGGTGGCGTACCGGTCGGCGCCGCTCACGCGCGTGGCGGTGATGCCCTGCGCCGACAGGCCGGAAAGGTACGAGTCCGGGATCACCGCGCTGCCGCCGACGACCTTGACCGAGGTGACGCCCATGTTCTTGAGCGTGGACACCGTCGCGTCGTCGGGCGTCGGGCCGTTGATCAGGATCACCGGCTGGCCGAGCGCTCCGGCGGCGGCGCCCGCGGAGAGCGCGTCGGGGAAGTTGACGCCGTTCGCGAGGTACGCCTTGCTCGACGACGTGCCGAAGGCGTCCTGCGCGATCGTGCGCGAGGTGTCGAAGCGGTCGGAGCCCGCGACCCGGGTCACGGTCGGGTGGAACGAGAGCCCCTGCAGCTGGGACACCACGGAGTCGGAGAGGGCGAACACGCCGCCGGCGACGTAGATGGTGGCGGGCTTGAGCCGGGTCAGCTCGTTCAGGATCACGGTCGGGACCGCGGTCGGCATCGAGAGCAGCAGCGGCCCCTGGCGCTTGGCCGCGGCCGGGGCGGCGCCGAGCGCGTCCGGGAAGTTGTAGGCGTTGGCGATGTACGCGGCCGGGATGCCGGCGCCGGGGCTCGGGAACGCGGCCTGCGAGACGGCGGCCGAGGTGGCGAAGCGGTCGCCGCCGGCGATGCGCGTGCTCGCGGGGACGGAGCCGGCGGTGGAGGGGCCGTCGTACCAGGCGTTGAAGAGGTACCAGAAGTTGCGGATCCCGTACTCGGAGCAGTTGTCGCCCTCGCCAGGGTAGTTCGCGAGGGAGGCCGCGTTCGGGGTGTACGGCGTGTAGTAGTAGAGCGCCGCGGTCGCCTTGTTCTGGACGGCGACCTGCTTGGTGCCGCAGTTGGAAGGGTCGGTGTGGTAGAGCACCGCGCTGACCTTGCCGACCGGGTAGTCACTGAAGTACGGGTCGGAGCCGTACTGCTTGAGCTGCCAGGCGGCCCCGAACACCTGGTTGAAGAAGCCGGTCGAGGTCGGCGAGTTGTCGCACGACGGGTCGCCGCCCACGTCCGGGCAGTTCCAGCCCGTCGCGTAGTCGTACATCCGCTGGGTCGGCGTGCCCGTGGAGACGAGGCCCTGCTCCTTCTGGATCATCGCCAGCAGCACGACGGGGTTGATGCCGCAGGCGGCGCCGACACCCGCGATGATCTGAGCGGCCGATGCGTTCGTGACGCCCGTGTACGCCTGGCACGCGGTGCTGCTCGCCTTCGACGGCGTCGTCATCGAGAAGGCGTTGAGGCACGACGGCCCACCCGACGAGGGAGCGCAATGGTTGTTCGTCGCCTTCATGTCCAGGAATGACTGGATGCGCGTCTGGTCCCATGCGGTCCCGTTGTAGAACACCGCGTCGCTGACCAGGTCGCCGTCGATGAACTTCGTCAGGTCGGCGTCGGCCGCGGACGACGGCGAGAACGAACCCCGGAGCCCCTCCTCCAGGTTCTTCTGCAGCTGCGCGTTGCTCGGCTGGTCGAAACCTCCCGAGCCTGCGCCGTGGCCGGCATCGTTCGCGGCGACAGCCGGAACCGCTGTGGCCGCGGCGACCGCGAGCGCGATGACGGACGTGACAATGACGCGGAGCACAGTCCGCTTCCCCCCAGAGACCATCTCCGCAGGATATCGGTCCTCAGTGGGCTCCCGTCAACGACCCGGTAGAATCGGGCCGGACATTTTCCGATCTCCCAAGGCAGGTCATACCCCCTATGAAGATTCTCGTCACCGGTGGCGCCGGTTTCATCGGCTCCAACTTCGTCCGCCGCACGCTGCAGGACGCCTATCCGGGCCTGGAGGGGGCCGAGGTCGTCGTCCTCGACGCACTGACCTATTCGGGCAATCTGGCGAACCTCGCACCGGTCGCGGACTCCCCGCGCTACACCTTCATCAAGGGCGACATCCGCGACGGCGGCCTGCTCGACGAGCTCTTCCCCACGATCGACGCGGTGGTGCACTTCGCCGCCGAGTCGCACGTCGACCGCTCGGTCCGCGACGCGTCGATCTTCGTGGAGACCAACGTCCTCGGCACCCAGCAGCTGCTCGACGCGGCGCTGCGCAACAAGGTCGAGCGCTTCGTCCACGTCTCCACCGACGAGGTCTACGGCTCGATCGCCGAAGGCTCGTGGGCGGAGGACCGCCCGCTGGAGCCGAACTCGCCCTACTCGGCATCCAAGGCCGGCAGCGACCTGCTCGCGCGCAGCTACTTCCGCACCCACGGGCTGAACCTGTCGATCACGCGCTGCTCGAACAACTACGGGCCGTACCACTTCCCCGAGAAGGTCATCCCGCTGTTCGTCACCAACCTCATCGACGACAAGCACGTCCCGCTGTACGGCGAGGGCAACAACATCCGCGACTGGCTGCACGTCGACGACCACACCCGCGGCATCGCGATGGTGCTCGTCAACGGCCGCGCGGGCGAGATCTACAACATCGGCGGCGGCACCGAGCTCACCAACAAGGAGCTCACCCAGCTGCTGCTGGACGCCACCGGCAAGGACTGGTCGTACGTCGACCGGGTCGCCGACCGCCTCGGCCACGACCTGCGCTACTCGGTCGACATCTCCAAGATCCAGAACGAGCTCGGCTACCAGCCGCTGGTCCCGTTCCAGCAGGGCCTCGCCGACGTCGTGCAGTGGTACCGCGACAACCGCGACTGGTGGGAGCCGCTCAAGGCCCGCGCGGCGCTGGACAACTGATGCGCGTCCTCGTCGCCGGAGCGAACGGACAGCTCGGCCAGGACCTGCGGAAGGCCCTGGCCGCCCACGGCCACGAGGTGACGGCGCTCGGCCGCGCCGACCTCGACGTGACCGACCGCGCCGCGGCCGTCGCCGCCGCGTCCGGGCACGACGCCGTCGTCAACGCGTCCGCCTACACGAAGGTGGACGACGCCGAGACGCACGAGGACGAGGCCTACGCGATCAACGCGCTCGGCACCGAGAACCTCGCCGTCGCCGCGGCCGAGGCCGGCGCCCGCTACGTCACGGTCTCCACCGACTACGTGTTCGACGGCCACGCCACGGAGCCGTACGCCGAGGACACCCCGCGCGACCCGATCAACGCCTACGGCCGCACCAAGGCCGCCGGCGAGGAGCTCGCGCTCGCGGCCCACCCCGACGGCACGTACATCGTGCGCACGGCCTGGCTCTACGGCGCGGGCGGCGCGAACTTCGCCAAGACGATGGTGAAGCTCGCCGGCAGCCACGAGACCGTGAGCGTCGTCGCCGACCAGCTGGGCCAGCCGACCTGGACCGGCGACCTCGCCGAGCAGATCGTCGCGCTCCTCGAGTCGGACGCACCGTCCGGGGTCTACCACGGCACGAATTCCGGCCAGGCCAGCTGGTTCGAGTTCGCGAAGGCGGTCTTCAGCGCGGCCGGATTGAACCCTGATAGGGTCACACCGACCGACAGCGCGACGTTCGTCCGTCCCGCACCCCGACCGTCCTACTCCGTGCTCGCGCACGGGGCCTGGGCGAAGGCCGGACTGGCGCCGATGCGGTCGTGGGAGGCCGCCCTGGCAGACGCCGCGCGGCAGGGAGTCCTGGACCTGGAGACGAATGACGACACTCAGCGTGGTGGTCGATGAGCTCACCTCGGCCGATACCGGCGGAGCCCGCCGATACACCGAGGAGCTGACCCGTCAGCTGATCGCCACCGCACCCGCGGGGTGCGAAGTGCGCGCGTACGTGTCGAACATCCCCGACGAGCAGCTGGACGAGCTGCGCGCCCTCCTGCCCGGCCTCGCCGACCTGGTGC of Leifsonia shinshuensis contains these proteins:
- the rfbD gene encoding dTDP-4-dehydrorhamnose reductase, whose amino-acid sequence is MRVLVAGANGQLGQDLRKALAAHGHEVTALGRADLDVTDRAAAVAAASGHDAVVNASAYTKVDDAETHEDEAYAINALGTENLAVAAAEAGARYVTVSTDYVFDGHATEPYAEDTPRDPINAYGRTKAAGEELALAAHPDGTYIVRTAWLYGAGGANFAKTMVKLAGSHETVSVVADQLGQPTWTGDLAEQIVALLESDAPSGVYHGTNSGQASWFEFAKAVFSAAGLNPDRVTPTDSATFVRPAPRPSYSVLAHGAWAKAGLAPMRSWEAALADAARQGVLDLETNDDTQRGGR